The proteins below come from a single Necator americanus strain Aroian chromosome V, whole genome shotgun sequence genomic window:
- a CDS encoding hypothetical protein (NECATOR_CHRV.G20157.T1): MPDIQSKCAGRVHRQWSTVTYHYMPILSSFQDVIAKRSVHMDGFFIFCLITEIANGLSFIHSSFLKYHGYLTSSNCLVNDRWQVKLSSYGLNFLRTHEQRSERENLYLAPELLRSANPAGTKEGDVYSFAIICSELIGRTSPWNLENRNEDIDEIIYMVRKGGKRMIRPEINPDPSLGINSSLLHLVRDCWEEEPTYRPNTASIQQSLRSIAGKRNTNLMDHVFKIMENYANTLQEEVEVRTKELVEERKKSDILLSRLLPRSVAEKLRAGQTVTPESFDSVTIFFSDVVSFTVIASKCTPMQVVNFLNEFYTLFDSKIDERDVYKVETIGDAYLCVSGLPRRNGTQHIKEICSMSIALLKDLKNFQIPHLPQEKVNIRIGIHSGPCVAGVVGLVMPKYCLFGDTVNTASRMESNGKAGCVHMSEAAAILLKQACPEYEVEPRGEILIKGKGVMNTFWLVLEEADNHMSDLT; encoded by the exons ATGCCCGATATCCAGAGTAAATGTGCTGGCAGAGTACATAGACAGTGGTCCACAGTGACTTACCATTATATGCCAATATTAAGTTCATTCCAGGATGTCATAGCGAAGAGATCTGTGCACATGGATGGATTCTTCATCTTCTGTTTGATCACCGAAATCGCAAAC GGATTGTCCTTCATTCACAGCTCATTTCTAAAGTATCACGGATATTTGACATCTTCAAATTGTCTGGTTAATGATCGATGGCAAGTGAAACTCTCCAGTTACGGACTAAACTTTCTAAGGACTCATGAGCAAAGATCAGAGAGAG AAAATCTCTACCTGGCTCCCGAACTTCTGCGCAGTGCCAATCCGGCCGGAACCAAGGAGGGCGATGTATACAGTTTCGCCATCATTTGCTCTGAATTAATTGGAAGGACAAGTCCATGGAATTTGGAAAATCGCAACGAAGATATAGATG AGATTATTTATATGGTCAGGAAAGGAGGGAAGAGAATGATACGACCAGAAATCAATCCAGATCCGTCACTCGGGATTAATTCTTCTTTG TTACATTTGGTTCGTGACTGTTGGGAAGAAGAGCCAACGTACAGACCGAACACCGCTTCCATACAACAATCTCTCAGATCTATTGCTGGAAAAAG AAATACAAATTTGATGGACcatgttttcaaaataatggAGAACTATGCAAATACACTCCAGGAAGAAGTTGAAGTGAGAACAAAAGAGCTTGtcgaagagagaaagaaaagtgacATCCTTCTTTCCCGTTTACTTCCTAG ATCAGTGGCAGAAAAACTTCGTGCGGGTCAAACAGTAACTCCCGAGTCATTCGATAGCGTcacgattttcttttcggatGTCGTGTCCTTCACAGTGATTGCATCAAAATGCACCCCAATGCAG GTTGTGAACTTCCTCAACGAGTTCTACACGTTGTTCGACAGTAAAATAGACGAACGCGATGTGTACAAG GTAGAAACAATCGGTGATGCATACCTGTGCGTGTCGGGACTTCCACGCAGGAACGGCACTCAACACATCAAAGAAATATGCAGCATGTCGATCGCATTGCTGAAggatctcaaaaatttccaaattccaCATCTTCCACAAGAGAAAGTTAACATTCGAATAGGAATTCACTCAG GACCATGTGTAGCGGGTGTAGTCGGCCTAGTTATGCCGAAATATTGCCTATTTGGTGATACGGTAAACACAGCTAGTCGTATGGAAAGCAACGGCAAAG CCGGTTGCGTGCATATGTCCGAGGCTGCCGCCATTTTGCTGAAACAAGCTTGTCCTGAGTATGAGGTAGAACCGCGAGGAGAAATTCTGATAAAG GGCAAAGGAGTTATGAATACATTTTGGTTGGTGCTTGAAGAAGCTGATAACCACATGAGCGACCTCACTTGA